DNA sequence from the Bacillota bacterium genome:
CCGGATTGCCAGGGAGGTGGCCGAGGTGGTCGGGCTCGACTTCACGCCGGCCATGCGGGAACCGTTCGAGAGGCTCGCGCGGGAGCAGGGCATCCGCAACGCGCGGTTCGTGGTGGGGGACGCCCAGCGCCTCCCCTTCGCCGGCGGCACCTTCGACATCGTCACCTCCCGCCGGGCGCCGCACCACTTCCCCCGCGTCGAGGGGGCGATGGCGGAGGCGGCTCGGGTGCTGAAGGCCGGCGGGCGGCTCGGCATTGCGGACATGGCGCCGCCCGAGGATCCCGGAGCGCTTGCCCTGCACGAGGCGCTGGAGAAGGCCCGGGACGGTTCGCACGTGCGGGCCTACACCGCGACCGAGTGGCGGCGCCTCGTCGAGCAGGCGGGGCTGCGCCTCGTCCGGCTCGATGTCGAAGAGGAACACATCCCCTGGGCCCGGTGGCTTTACCCCGTGGCGCCTGACGGTCAAGAGGCGGCCCGGGCGGAGGCGATCCTGGCGGGAGCCTCTCCCGAAGCGGCCGCGAAGGTGGTGGAGGAGCACCCGGACGGCCGGCGCTTCGTGAAGCGGCGGGTGGTGCTGGTGGCCGAGAAGGGGCGGTGAGGCCCGTGGCCAGCGGTGGGCGGGGAGTAAGGAGCAAAAGGCCACGTACCCGGGGCTGGCGGACAGAGAGCAAGGTCGAACGCCTGCGCCTGATCGAGCGGGAGCTGATCGGGGCCGGGAGGCAGGGCCGCCGGGCCGAGGAGATAGCCCGGGCGGTGGGGGTGTGCCGCCAGACCGTTTACCGGGATCTGGAGCTGCTGCAGAGGCTGGAGATGCCTCTCTGGAATCCGGCCCGAGGGCGCTGGGCCGTTCACCCGGAACGCTACCTCGGCACTCTGCGCCTAAGCACCCACGAAGCGGTGGCGCTCTTTTTCGCCGTGCGCCTTCTGGCGCGCACCGCCGACGAGC
Encoded proteins:
- a CDS encoding methyltransferase domain-containing protein gives rise to the protein MEAEQRVRAFFTQHAQAYAVSTSHRQGADLEMLLQLLEPAGGQRALDVATATGHTAFRIAREVAEVVGLDFTPAMREPFERLAREQGIRNARFVVGDAQRLPFAGGTFDIVTSRRAPHHFPRVEGAMAEAARVLKAGGRLGIADMAPPEDPGALALHEALEKARDGSHVRAYTATEWRRLVEQAGLRLVRLDVEEEHIPWARWLYPVAPDGQEAARAEAILAGASPEAAAKVVEEHPDGRRFVKRRVVLVAEKGR